One genomic segment of Zymoseptoria tritici IPO323 chromosome 5, whole genome shotgun sequence includes these proteins:
- a CDS encoding uncharacterized protein (small (69aa) secreted peptide. No hits with protein databases, neither with hypothetical. No Trp, Phe, Val and glu. Probable M graminicola specific protein (novel gene). Unknown function.), translating to MKPSQLLTAATMLSLPALSLAKYCAGCDYAACYYNGGCINLDPARGRANPGCSPQIIGATCHCDYSGADIHCCTSCPGT from the exons ATGAAGCCATCTCAGCTGCTCACCGCCGCGACCATGCTGTCGCTGCCAGCTCTGTCCTTGGCGAAATACTGCGCCGGGTGCGACTACGCGGCATGCTACTACAACGGTGGCTGCATCAACCTGGACCCAGCGAGAGGCCGCGCGAACCCTGGCTGTTCCCCTCAAATCATCGGTGCCACTTGTCACTGCGATTACAGTGGCGCAGACATTCACTGTTGCACATCGTGCCCAG GAACTTGA